The Spodoptera frugiperda isolate SF20-4 chromosome 2, AGI-APGP_CSIRO_Sfru_2.0, whole genome shotgun sequence genome has a window encoding:
- the LOC118269430 gene encoding cell surface glycoprotein 1 isoform X2 produces the protein MKVLLLCLAFAAVTLAMPVAEEKPEVAAPVPAVAAKPEEVNNDQPAPAEEKKVEEAPQSKEAEKEPEAKNVPVEEKKPEVKDEPEKAPEPQVKEVVPEPKSAEPEPEKKPESSDSAESKSEEKAAEPESKPVEEPKPAEEPKPVEEPKAAEVPAIVNEVPKDASAKAAALPEENIDVVTAVKNDAGIADDVMMPDVLIPTPVKKIDLPEVPAPVAEPEPKKSEPSAPVEEPAKAEVSKPEEPKEEVKAAEPASDATPAAPKPEENSEDSLRVVRNTVDGKLVIAPEDKPEAAAEKKPEAVAESKPEPEAESKAAPVEEKKPEVVEASKPEPVVESKPEPAVEPKSAPVPENKPAEEAKPEVQPAEAAKVADAPKEVKKDETEQKESKSGDVAAPEPAAKEEPAPAPAVEEKKSDNKETVPEKSEPAPAKQEQPLNDKPSSSSEESASEESKENSSEEKTGAPES, from the coding sequence ATGAAGGTCTTACTATTATGCCTGGCCTTCGCGGCTGTGACTCTGGCAATGCCAGTAGCCGAAGAGAAACCTGAAGTGGCTGCACCAGTTCCAGCAGTTGCGGCAAAACCTGAAGAGGTCAACAACGACCAACCAGCTCCAGCAGAAGAAAAGAAAGTTGAGGAAGCTCCCCAATCAAAGGAAGCCGAAAAGGAACCTGAAGCCAAGAATGTGCCCGTAGAAGAAAAGAAACCCGAAGTCAAAGACGAGCCTGAAAAGGCTCCAGAACCTCAAGTAAAAGAAGTTGTGCCAGAACCAAAATCAGCAGAACCTGAACCTGAAAAGAAACCTGAATCCAGTGATTCTGCTGAATCGAAATCTGAAGAGAAAGCTGCAGAGCCGGAATCTAAACCAGTTGAAGAGCCTAAGCCTGCTGAGGAGCCTAAACCAGTTGAGGAGCCCAAAGCTGCTGAAGTACCAGCCATAGTAAATGAAGTACCCAAGGACGCTTCTGCCAAGGCAGCTGCGTTGCCCGAGGAAAATATTGACGTTGTCACTGCTGTGAAAAATGACGCTGGTATCGCTGATGACGTCATGATGCCCGACGTTTTGATCCCAACTCCAGTAAAGAAAATTGACCTGCCTGAGGTACCGGCCCCAGTCGCTGAGCCTGAACCAAAAAAATCTGAACCGTCTGCTCCCGTAGAAGAACCCGCTAAGGCTGAAGTAAGCAAACCAGAAGAACCTAAAGAAGAAGTTAAGGCCGCTGAGCCCGCCTCCGATGCTACCCCTGCTGCCCCAAAACCGGAAGAGAATTCTGAGGATAGCTTGCGTGTAGTCCGTAACACTGTCGATGGTAAACTGGTTATTGCTCCTGAGGACAAACCTGAGGCAGCTGCTGAGAAAAAACCTGAGGCCGTTGCGGAAAGCAAACCTGAGCCTGAAGCTGAAAGCAAAGCTGCACCTGTTGAAGAGAAGAAACCTGAAGTCGTTGAGGCAAGCAAACCTGAACCTGTCGTGGAAAGCAAACCTGAACCCGCCGTAGAACCCAAATCTGCGCCTGTCCCAGAGAACAAGCCCGCTGAAGAAGCTAAACCAGAGGTTCAGCCTGCCGAGGCCGCCAAAGTAGCAGACGCTCCCAAAGAAGTAAAGAAAGACGAGACCGAACAAAAAGAATCAAAATCAGGCGACGTTGCTGCACCTGAGCCTGCAGCTAAAGAAGAGCCTGCCCCAGCGCCTGCTGTTGAAGAGAAAAAGTCTGACAACAAAGAGACTGTACCTGAGAAGAGCGAACCCGCTCCTGCTAAACAGGAGCAGCCTTTAAACGACAAACCATCAAGCTCAAGTGAGGAAAGCGCGAGCGAAGAATCAAAAGAAAACTCATCTGAAGAGAAAACTGGAGCTCCTGAATCTTAG
- the LOC118269430 gene encoding cell surface glycoprotein 1 isoform X1: protein MMKVLLLCLAFAAVTLAMPVAEEKPEVAAPVPAVAAKPEEVNNDQPAPAEEKKVEEAPQSKEAEKEPEAKNVPVEEKKPEVKDEPEKAPEPQVKEVVPEPKSAEPEPEKKPESSDSAESKSEEKAAEPESKPVEEPKPAEEPKPVEEPKAAEVPAIVNEVPKDASAKAAALPEENIDVVTAVKNDAGIADDVMMPDVLIPTPVKKIDLPEVPAPVAEPEPKKSEPSAPVEEPAKAEVSKPEEPKEEVKAAEPASDATPAAPKPEENSEDSLRVVRNTVDGKLVIAPEDKPEAAAEKKPEAVAESKPEPEAESKAAPVEEKKPEVVEASKPEPVVESKPEPAVEPKSAPVPENKPAEEAKPEVQPAEAAKVADAPKEVKKDETEQKESKSGDVAAPEPAAKEEPAPAPAVEEKKSDNKETVPEKSEPAPAKQEQPLNDKPSSSSEESASEESKENSSEEKTGAPES from the coding sequence GATGAAGGTCTTACTATTATGCCTGGCCTTCGCGGCTGTGACTCTGGCAATGCCAGTAGCCGAAGAGAAACCTGAAGTGGCTGCACCAGTTCCAGCAGTTGCGGCAAAACCTGAAGAGGTCAACAACGACCAACCAGCTCCAGCAGAAGAAAAGAAAGTTGAGGAAGCTCCCCAATCAAAGGAAGCCGAAAAGGAACCTGAAGCCAAGAATGTGCCCGTAGAAGAAAAGAAACCCGAAGTCAAAGACGAGCCTGAAAAGGCTCCAGAACCTCAAGTAAAAGAAGTTGTGCCAGAACCAAAATCAGCAGAACCTGAACCTGAAAAGAAACCTGAATCCAGTGATTCTGCTGAATCGAAATCTGAAGAGAAAGCTGCAGAGCCGGAATCTAAACCAGTTGAAGAGCCTAAGCCTGCTGAGGAGCCTAAACCAGTTGAGGAGCCCAAAGCTGCTGAAGTACCAGCCATAGTAAATGAAGTACCCAAGGACGCTTCTGCCAAGGCAGCTGCGTTGCCCGAGGAAAATATTGACGTTGTCACTGCTGTGAAAAATGACGCTGGTATCGCTGATGACGTCATGATGCCCGACGTTTTGATCCCAACTCCAGTAAAGAAAATTGACCTGCCTGAGGTACCGGCCCCAGTCGCTGAGCCTGAACCAAAAAAATCTGAACCGTCTGCTCCCGTAGAAGAACCCGCTAAGGCTGAAGTAAGCAAACCAGAAGAACCTAAAGAAGAAGTTAAGGCCGCTGAGCCCGCCTCCGATGCTACCCCTGCTGCCCCAAAACCGGAAGAGAATTCTGAGGATAGCTTGCGTGTAGTCCGTAACACTGTCGATGGTAAACTGGTTATTGCTCCTGAGGACAAACCTGAGGCAGCTGCTGAGAAAAAACCTGAGGCCGTTGCGGAAAGCAAACCTGAGCCTGAAGCTGAAAGCAAAGCTGCACCTGTTGAAGAGAAGAAACCTGAAGTCGTTGAGGCAAGCAAACCTGAACCTGTCGTGGAAAGCAAACCTGAACCCGCCGTAGAACCCAAATCTGCGCCTGTCCCAGAGAACAAGCCCGCTGAAGAAGCTAAACCAGAGGTTCAGCCTGCCGAGGCCGCCAAAGTAGCAGACGCTCCCAAAGAAGTAAAGAAAGACGAGACCGAACAAAAAGAATCAAAATCAGGCGACGTTGCTGCACCTGAGCCTGCAGCTAAAGAAGAGCCTGCCCCAGCGCCTGCTGTTGAAGAGAAAAAGTCTGACAACAAAGAGACTGTACCTGAGAAGAGCGAACCCGCTCCTGCTAAACAGGAGCAGCCTTTAAACGACAAACCATCAAGCTCAAGTGAGGAAAGCGCGAGCGAAGAATCAAAAGAAAACTCATCTGAAGAGAAAACTGGAGCTCCTGAATCTTAG